The following proteins are encoded in a genomic region of Brachyspira pilosicoli:
- a CDS encoding thymidine kinase has protein sequence MNYLITGPMFAGKSKYLIKTLDYLLMEKSDIKILFIYPNISYRGYFCRDKNVVLDKRIDILTEEELEDKFTNFDNIEDYLSNYDVVGIDEFCFLNKTTDFIKLVKDFSKNNINIDFYIASLDMDFKRNYWESVSSLIEEDLIDVHIKVFGKCDCGRKGIYSKRIVKDVDRIVIGDNIYKCVCRYCYEGEDDVKLDL, from the coding sequence ATGAATTATTTGATAACAGGTCCTATGTTTGCAGGAAAGTCTAAATATTTAATAAAGACTTTAGATTATCTTCTTATGGAAAAAAGTGATATTAAGATACTATTTATATATCCTAATATTTCTTATAGGGGATATTTTTGCAGAGACAAAAATGTTGTGCTTGATAAGAGAATAGATATTCTTACTGAAGAAGAATTAGAAGATAAATTTACTAATTTTGATAATATAGAAGATTATTTATCTAATTATGATGTTGTAGGTATTGATGAGTTTTGTTTTTTAAATAAGACTACAGATTTCATTAAATTAGTAAAAGATTTCTCAAAAAATAATATCAATATAGATTTTTATATAGCTTCTTTGGACATGGATTTTAAGAGGAATTATTGGGAGAGTGTGAGCAGTTTAATTGAAGAAGATTTGATTGATGTGCATATAAAAGTTTTTGGCAAATGTGATTGCGGAAGGAAGGGGATATATTCAAAAAGAATAGTTAAAGATGTTGATAGAATTGTGATAGGAGATAATATATATAAGTGTGTATGCAGATACTGCTACGAAGGCGAAGATGATGTTAAATTAGATTTATAA
- a CDS encoding fumarylacetoacetate hydrolase family protein has translation MKFVSFLEWNNTEAIGILTRNEKSVIPIADIIPEFKNYNMIDFIQNCNKNILSKLEKEIDTFKQTYSIEKIQLLSPITKPIHDIICVGVNYQDHINEVKNNINDVQNKKPVYFSKRAIYIIGHNHNINSRLDLDEALDYETELAVIIAKKAKDIKIDEVKEYIFGYTIFNDISSRNIQKEHSQWYKGKSLDTYSSMGPCIVYKDDIKDINNLNIKSTLNDELRQNSNTKYMLHNINELVSDISKGMTLEAGDIIATGTPSGVGMGFNPPKYMKIGDKITCSIENIGELTNYIK, from the coding sequence ATGAAATTTGTATCTTTTTTAGAGTGGAATAATACCGAAGCTATAGGAATTTTAACCAGAAATGAAAAAAGTGTTATACCTATAGCAGACATTATACCAGAGTTTAAAAATTATAATATGATTGATTTTATTCAAAATTGCAATAAAAATATATTGTCTAAATTAGAAAAAGAAATAGATACTTTTAAACAAACTTATTCAATAGAAAAAATTCAGCTGCTATCGCCTATAACGAAACCAATACATGATATTATATGTGTAGGAGTTAATTATCAAGATCATATTAACGAAGTAAAAAACAATATTAATGATGTACAAAACAAAAAACCCGTATATTTCTCTAAAAGAGCTATTTATATAATAGGGCATAATCATAATATAAACTCAAGATTAGATTTAGATGAGGCATTAGATTACGAAACAGAATTAGCCGTTATTATAGCTAAAAAAGCAAAAGATATAAAAATAGATGAAGTAAAAGAATATATATTCGGATACACTATTTTTAATGATATATCTTCAAGAAACATACAAAAAGAACATTCTCAGTGGTACAAAGGAAAAAGTTTAGATACTTATAGCTCAATGGGGCCATGCATCGTGTATAAAGATGATATAAAAGATATAAATAATTTAAACATAAAATCAACTCTAAACGATGAGTTAAGACAAAACTCAAATACAAAATATATGCTGCATAATATAAATGAATTAGTAAGCGATATATCTAAAGGTATGACGCTTGAAGCAGGAGATATTATAGCTACAGGCACACCTTCTGGGGTTGGTATGGGATTTAATCCGCCTAAATATATGAAAATTGGAGATAAAATCACTTGCTCTATAGAAAATATTGGCGAGCTTACAAATTATATTAAATAA
- a CDS encoding peptidylprolyl isomerase: MKKKIFLILSVFIFYSNILFNDVVNSIVGVVGSIPITYEDFVSRKSFLSLQARSIGKKINDDMVYKDLVEERIMYLKLKEYNYVIEENDVNRRLENIASQYNLTLDQFAKQLKSEGISYEEYRNSIKKQIAMENLSGLVVNNTEITDAEADEYYNNSKDKTAFEVDTLVKLSWIFFKATTFTEKGEKQELADRVRGMAARGNDFAELAKKYSDDEKTKNYGGDLGYNLLYDAGKRSLPAQVNAGLTLAKRGYKVGTVSSVRELVGKGFYIVKIVEIQKDMDSIRTRVKNYLSEIRMRDSFVKWLDDETKRVTIKLYK; the protein is encoded by the coding sequence TTGAAAAAAAAGATTTTCCTTATTTTATCTGTATTCATTTTTTACAGTAATATTTTATTTAATGATGTAGTTAATAGCATAGTTGGAGTTGTTGGTTCTATTCCTATTACTTATGAGGATTTTGTAAGCAGGAAGTCTTTTTTATCTCTTCAGGCTAGATCTATTGGTAAAAAAATTAATGATGATATGGTTTATAAGGATTTAGTTGAAGAGAGGATAATGTATTTAAAGCTTAAAGAATATAATTATGTTATAGAAGAAAATGATGTTAACAGAAGACTCGAAAATATTGCAAGTCAATATAATCTTACCTTAGACCAATTTGCAAAGCAATTAAAATCTGAAGGCATATCTTATGAAGAGTACCGCAATTCTATAAAAAAACAAATAGCTATGGAAAATTTGAGCGGGCTTGTTGTTAATAACACAGAAATTACCGATGCAGAAGCTGATGAGTATTATAATAACAGTAAAGATAAAACAGCTTTTGAAGTAGATACCTTAGTAAAACTTTCTTGGATATTTTTCAAAGCTACAACATTCACAGAAAAAGGTGAAAAACAAGAGTTAGCTGATAGAGTTAGAGGAATGGCAGCAAGAGGCAATGATTTTGCTGAGTTAGCTAAAAAATATAGCGATGATGAAAAAACAAAAAATTATGGCGGAGATTTGGGGTATAATCTTTTATATGATGCAGGAAAACGTTCTTTGCCTGCACAGGTAAATGCTGGGCTTACTTTGGCAAAAAGAGGATATAAAGTAGGAACTGTAAGTTCAGTGCGTGAATTAGTTGGCAAGGGCTTTTATATAGTAAAAATAGTAGAAATACAAAAAGATATGGATAGTATTCGTACAAGAGTAAAAAACTATCTAAGCGAGATTCGTATGAGAGATTCTTTTGTAAAATGGCTTGATGATGAAACTAAAAGAGTTACTATAAAGTTATATAAATAG
- the rplU gene encoding 50S ribosomal protein L21 encodes MYAIVEVKGKQYKIEKGQDILIEYLGDDAKESPEIKTLLLKKDDESVVVGTPYVNGVKIISKIVESLKGDKVVIGKHKRRKDYKRKTGHRHKYHKITIEDITLA; translated from the coding sequence ATGTATGCAATAGTAGAAGTAAAGGGAAAACAATACAAAATAGAAAAAGGTCAAGATATCTTAATAGAATATTTGGGCGATGATGCTAAAGAATCACCAGAAATAAAAACGCTCCTTCTAAAAAAAGATGATGAAAGCGTAGTTGTTGGAACTCCTTATGTAAATGGAGTAAAAATAATCTCTAAAATAGTTGAAAGCTTAAAAGGTGATAAAGTAGTTATAGGAAAACACAAAAGAAGAAAAGACTACAAAAGAAAAACAGGTCATAGACATAAATATCATAAAATCACTATAGAAGATATTACATTAGCTTAA
- a CDS encoding ribosomal-processing cysteine protease Prp, protein MSSLFSVVYNSDGVIIKVTIEGHAGIKKSGEGYEVCIALSALSQAMLNTLTEIVGSKSIKHKINDGYLSFELIGFDKLNKEKAYEYITVSRGYLLGIKSLIKEYPDYIKYKEELKNGT, encoded by the coding sequence ATGTCTTCTTTATTCAGTGTTGTTTATAATAGTGATGGTGTTATAATAAAGGTTACTATAGAAGGACATGCTGGAATAAAAAAGTCTGGTGAAGGTTATGAGGTATGTATAGCTTTGAGTGCGTTATCTCAGGCTATGCTCAATACTCTTACTGAAATAGTTGGAAGCAAGAGTATTAAACATAAAATTAATGATGGATATTTAAGCTTTGAATTGATTGGTTTTGATAAACTTAATAAAGAAAAAGCTTATGAGTATATTACAGTTAGTAGAGGATATTTACTAGGTATAAAATCTCTTATTAAAGAGTATCCCGACTACATAAAATATAAAGAGGAGTTAAAAAATGGCACATAA
- the rpmA gene encoding 50S ribosomal protein L27, with protein sequence MAHKKGGGSSKNGRDSQSKRLGVKVYGGEKVVSGNIIVRQRGTQFHVGKNVDIGRDHTIFATANGVVKFHTNKFGKKTISVIAE encoded by the coding sequence ATGGCACATAAAAAAGGCGGCGGAAGTTCAAAAAATGGACGTGACAGTCAATCTAAACGTTTAGGTGTAAAAGTTTATGGTGGAGAAAAGGTTGTATCTGGTAACATTATAGTTAGACAAAGAGGTACACAATTCCATGTTGGTAAAAATGTTGATATAGGTAGAGACCATACTATTTTTGCAACTGCTAATGGTGTTGTTAAATTCCACACTAATAAGTTTGGTAAAAAAACTATAAGTGTAATAGCTGAATAA
- a CDS encoding YbaN family protein → MRILFIALGFIFLGIGAVGIAVPILPTTPFLLLASFFFAKGSKRFHDWFLSTKLYKKYLESFVKSRAMTLKGKLTILIPVSCMLIITFILVDNIYARIVLVILFISKYVYFFTQIRTVSEEELSKMRISYQEEQ, encoded by the coding sequence ATGAGAATATTATTTATAGCTTTAGGGTTTATATTTCTTGGAATAGGTGCTGTCGGTATAGCTGTGCCAATTTTGCCCACTACCCCTTTTTTGCTTTTAGCTTCATTTTTCTTCGCAAAAGGCTCTAAAAGGTTTCATGATTGGTTCTTATCTACAAAATTATACAAAAAATATTTAGAGAGCTTTGTAAAATCAAGAGCCATGACTCTAAAAGGAAAATTAACTATACTTATACCTGTAAGCTGCATGCTTATAATTACATTTATTTTAGTAGATAATATATATGCTCGTATAGTTTTAGTGATATTATTCATTTCAAAATATGTTTATTTCTTCACGCAAATAAGAACTGTTTCAGAGGAAGAGCTAAGTAAGATGAGAATAAGCTATCAAGAAGAGCAGTGA
- a CDS encoding efflux RND transporter permease subunit yields MRSFIELVVKRPVAVFMCIVAVLILGFVSLTKLAVDFLPNMELPYITVSTEYENAGPEEVEKSVTKVVENAVATVSGINSITSTSEEGQSSVFIEFNWGTDLAVATADIREAIDRIKNSLPDDAESPTVFKFSTDMMPVMAIAFFGTDNLGALYTLIDNQVLNKIEQASGVARAEIRGGLKTEMKVDLVLNRLHAYGLDINSIVSLLSSENQNLSGGDTYEGVYKYNIRTMGEFTTVEDIENTVVVLKTNDTPIKLKDIGRVYQGYSDDSEIVKINGMPAISVSVNKESGGNSVNVSKSVKKQLENLNLPEGIKYEILFNSADNVNESINGVLETAWQGGLFAVIILMFYLWNIKTVSIIAISIPTSIIITFTLMYFMGITLNIISLSGLVLGIGMMVDNSIVVLENIFYYRNSGYGKYSSAINGTSAVALAISASTLTTIAVFLPFLFVEGQTGQLFKDLCITVTVSMIGSLFVALTVVPMLGARLVTNKKTKFLIPIENFVNKQFHDRVNNIYSFMLNFSIKNKKKVLISSLSVILAVIVLGLTFIGKEGFPTSDEGQFKIDVKMPVGTKSAQTQSFVNRMEVDIQEVIGKDFDRMQSRVKSGSEENSAEIRVQLRDKSEGREKSVDEYIELTRNVLASYPAQINIASINTSGIGSGGRNGGTGGQEIEIELVGDDLDKATEIANNIINAISDIEGIREPRLTRDDSNPELKVYVNREIAAKMGVNVNTIANIIKTSFAGTAATTMTPNNSDVTDIDVNVQLGEPDRLNIDDISRLMIPTTAGIVPISSIATIEKSYGPTEIDRKDSTRITSIKASAYNRALSDVMFDVQEKIKNEVFIPSGFSINYAGDFEDMNEAFLQLVQALILALVLVYAIMASQFESLIAPFVIALAIPFGFAGSLIALFISGQTLSVYSGIGFIVLIGIVVNNGIVLIDYMNQLMHEKHINGDEAALESGPRRLRPVLMTTLTTILGLLPMALSGGSGNEMYQPLSIAVLGGLLLSTMFTLIIVPTVYAAIRNKIPLKDYEKKDLESRNDFSNYDTITVTGK; encoded by the coding sequence ATGAGGAGTTTTATAGAGTTAGTAGTAAAAAGACCTGTAGCTGTTTTTATGTGTATAGTAGCGGTATTAATATTAGGTTTTGTAAGCTTAACAAAATTAGCAGTAGATTTCTTACCTAATATGGAGCTTCCCTATATTACAGTAAGTACAGAGTACGAGAATGCAGGACCTGAAGAGGTAGAAAAATCAGTAACTAAAGTCGTTGAAAATGCAGTTGCTACAGTTAGCGGCATTAATTCGATAACTTCTACTTCAGAAGAAGGTCAGTCAAGCGTATTTATAGAGTTTAATTGGGGTACAGATTTAGCCGTTGCAACTGCTGATATAAGAGAGGCAATAGATAGAATAAAAAACTCTCTTCCAGATGATGCTGAAAGCCCTACAGTATTTAAATTTTCTACAGATATGATGCCTGTAATGGCGATAGCATTTTTTGGCACTGATAATTTAGGGGCATTATATACTTTAATAGACAATCAAGTATTAAACAAAATAGAGCAAGCATCGGGAGTGGCAAGAGCAGAAATTAGAGGCGGACTTAAAACAGAAATGAAAGTAGATTTAGTTTTAAACCGTCTTCATGCTTATGGTTTGGATATTAACAGCATAGTTTCTCTTTTGTCATCAGAAAATCAAAACCTATCAGGAGGAGATACCTATGAAGGGGTTTATAAATATAATATAAGAACAATGGGTGAGTTTACAACTGTAGAAGATATTGAAAACACTGTGGTGGTATTAAAAACTAATGACACGCCTATAAAATTAAAAGATATAGGAAGAGTTTATCAGGGATATAGTGATGATTCTGAGATAGTAAAAATAAATGGAATGCCTGCAATATCAGTTTCTGTTAATAAAGAATCTGGAGGAAACTCTGTTAATGTATCAAAATCCGTAAAAAAACAATTAGAAAATTTGAATCTTCCAGAAGGCATAAAATATGAAATATTATTCAATAGTGCTGACAATGTAAATGAATCTATAAACGGAGTATTAGAAACAGCTTGGCAGGGAGGTTTGTTTGCTGTTATAATACTTATGTTTTATTTGTGGAATATAAAAACTGTTTCTATAATAGCAATATCAATACCCACATCAATAATCATTACATTTACATTAATGTATTTTATGGGAATTACTTTAAATATTATTTCATTGTCTGGACTTGTACTCGGAATTGGTATGATGGTTGATAACTCTATTGTAGTGCTTGAAAATATATTTTATTATCGAAATAGCGGATACGGAAAATATTCTTCTGCTATAAACGGAACTTCCGCAGTGGCATTAGCAATATCAGCTTCAACACTTACAACAATAGCAGTATTTTTGCCTTTTCTTTTTGTTGAAGGACAGACTGGGCAGCTTTTCAAAGATTTATGTATTACTGTAACAGTTTCAATGATAGGCTCTTTATTTGTTGCTCTTACAGTTGTTCCTATGCTTGGGGCTAGACTTGTAACGAATAAAAAAACTAAATTTTTAATACCTATAGAAAATTTTGTCAATAAACAATTTCACGATAGGGTTAATAATATATACTCTTTTATGCTTAACTTTTCTATAAAAAATAAAAAGAAAGTTTTGATTTCTTCTTTAAGTGTGATACTTGCTGTAATAGTATTAGGCTTAACATTTATTGGAAAGGAAGGTTTTCCAACTTCAGATGAAGGACAATTTAAGATAGATGTAAAAATGCCAGTAGGTACAAAGTCAGCACAAACTCAGTCTTTTGTAAATAGAATGGAAGTAGATATACAAGAAGTAATAGGTAAAGATTTTGACAGAATGCAGTCAAGAGTAAAATCTGGTTCAGAAGAGAACTCTGCTGAAATAAGAGTGCAGTTAAGAGATAAAAGCGAAGGCAGAGAAAAGTCAGTAGATGAATATATAGAGCTTACAAGAAATGTATTAGCATCTTATCCTGCTCAAATAAATATAGCATCAATAAATACTTCAGGTATAGGCAGCGGAGGCAGAAATGGTGGCACAGGCGGACAAGAAATTGAAATAGAGCTTGTAGGCGATGATTTGGATAAAGCCACAGAAATAGCAAACAATATAATAAATGCAATATCTGATATAGAAGGAATAAGAGAGCCAAGACTTACAAGAGATGATTCAAACCCAGAATTGAAAGTATATGTTAATAGAGAGATAGCGGCAAAAATGGGTGTCAATGTAAACACCATAGCAAATATTATTAAAACAAGTTTCGCAGGTACAGCAGCAACAACTATGACACCGAACAATTCTGATGTTACAGATATAGATGTTAATGTTCAGCTTGGAGAACCTGATAGACTTAACATAGATGATATATCAAGATTAATGATACCTACAACAGCAGGAATAGTGCCTATATCCTCAATAGCAACTATAGAGAAAAGTTACGGACCTACAGAGATAGATAGAAAAGACAGCACAAGAATAACAAGCATAAAAGCTTCTGCTTATAATAGAGCCTTAAGCGATGTAATGTTTGATGTTCAAGAAAAAATAAAAAATGAAGTATTTATACCTTCAGGATTTAGTATTAATTATGCAGGAGATTTTGAGGATATGAATGAAGCATTTTTACAGTTAGTTCAGGCTTTGATATTAGCATTAGTTTTAGTTTATGCAATAATGGCAAGTCAATTTGAATCGCTTATCGCACCTTTTGTTATAGCATTAGCAATTCCATTTGGTTTTGCTGGTTCTTTGATAGCATTGTTTATAAGCGGGCAAACATTAAGCGTGTATAGCGGTATAGGTTTTATAGTGCTTATTGGTATCGTAGTAAATAATGGAATTGTGCTTATAGACTATATGAATCAGCTTATGCATGAAAAACATATTAATGGCGATGAGGCTGCTTTAGAATCTGGACCTAGGCGTTTAAGACCAGTGCTAATGACAACACTTACAACAATATTAGGGCTTTTACCTATGGCATTATCTGGAGGAAGCGGAAATGAAATGTATCAGCCTTTATCTATTGCTGTGTTAGGAGGGCTTTTACTTTCAACTATGTTTACTTTGATAATAGTTCCTACAGTTTATGCTGCTATAAGAAATAAAATACCTCTAAAAGATTATGAGAAAAAAGATTTAGAAAGCAGAAATGACTTTTCTAATTATGATACTATAACAGTAACAGGTAAATAA
- a CDS encoding TIGR01212 family radical SAM protein (This family includes YhcC from E. coli K-12, an uncharacterized radical SAM protein.) has translation MQNYYSFSDYVKKKFGFKVGKISIDTDFGCAHKANNGGCKFCNLNSYKPPYVEEDNIKNQWINGVNNYKNRYKKYYAYFQLGTPLSKLASSESLKYANKLIEFEDCVGLMFGARSDMLEEAVLLELDNLSKKYNKEIWLEMGLQSSNDDTSIFINRGHNFESFADMTEKIKNNYSNLIISTHIIFGLPKRIEGKKIILETREEMLQTVRDISNLKIDSVKFHQLDIVVGSAFEAMYRDYDFPTLDEDFYIELMADAISILREDIIVSRIMGDSLGDSLIAPKWKKSKGEIINSINKLMTERELKQGCRFL, from the coding sequence ATGCAAAATTATTATAGTTTTTCTGATTATGTAAAAAAAAAGTTCGGTTTTAAGGTTGGTAAAATTTCTATAGACACAGATTTCGGCTGTGCTCATAAGGCCAATAATGGGGGATGTAAGTTTTGCAATTTAAATAGTTATAAACCTCCGTATGTAGAAGAAGATAATATAAAAAATCAATGGATAAACGGTGTAAACAATTATAAAAATAGATACAAAAAATATTATGCTTATTTTCAGCTTGGAACTCCATTATCAAAATTAGCTTCATCAGAATCTCTTAAATATGCCAATAAATTAATTGAGTTTGAGGATTGTGTAGGTTTAATGTTTGGGGCAAGAAGCGATATGCTTGAAGAGGCAGTGCTCTTAGAATTAGATAATTTATCAAAAAAATATAATAAAGAGATATGGCTTGAAATGGGGCTTCAATCTTCAAATGATGATACTTCTATTTTTATAAACAGGGGGCATAATTTTGAGTCGTTTGCTGATATGACAGAAAAAATAAAAAATAATTACAGCAATCTTATAATATCAACTCATATAATATTTGGTTTGCCTAAAAGAATTGAAGGTAAAAAAATAATTTTAGAAACAAGAGAAGAGATGCTTCAGACTGTTAGAGATATTTCTAATTTAAAAATTGACAGTGTAAAGTTTCATCAGCTTGATATTGTGGTTGGAAGTGCTTTTGAGGCAATGTATAGAGATTATGATTTTCCTACGCTTGATGAAGATTTTTACATAGAGCTTATGGCAGATGCTATATCTATTTTAAGAGAAGATATAATAGTTTCAAGAATTATGGGAGACAGTTTAGGAGATAGTTTAATAGCACCGAAATGGAAAAAATCCAAAGGAGAAATAATTAATTCTATAAACAAATTGATGACAGAGAGAGAGTTGAAACAAGGCTGCAGGTTTTTATAG
- the smpB gene encoding SsrA-binding protein SmpB, with the protein MAKKDKKDKKNNSVSSGEIARNKKALFNYEVIEKFEAGIVLLGTEVKSLRDRGVNMSDSYASFKKGELFIVNMHISPYHFGNRNNHDPLRERKLLMKKREIKRLYGKIKEHGLTLIPISLYFSRGKVKVELALAKGKKLHDKRETLKKKALDREMERYIKR; encoded by the coding sequence ATGGCTAAAAAAGATAAGAAAGATAAAAAAAATAATTCTGTCTCATCTGGTGAGATAGCAAGAAATAAAAAAGCACTTTTTAATTATGAAGTGATAGAAAAGTTTGAGGCAGGTATAGTTTTACTTGGTACAGAAGTTAAATCTCTTAGGGATAGGGGAGTTAATATGTCTGATTCTTATGCTTCTTTTAAAAAGGGGGAGCTTTTTATAGTGAATATGCATATTTCTCCGTATCATTTTGGTAACAGGAATAATCATGACCCTTTGCGTGAAAGAAAACTTTTAATGAAAAAAAGAGAGATTAAAAGGCTTTATGGTAAAATAAAAGAGCATGGACTTACTTTAATTCCTATTAGTTTATATTTTAGCAGAGGAAAGGTAAAAGTTGAACTTGCTTTGGCTAAAGGTAAGAAGCTTCATGATAAGAGAGAGACTTTAAAGAAAAAAGCATTAGATAGGGAAATGGAAAGATATATTAAAAGATAG
- a CDS encoding LacI family DNA-binding transcriptional regulator has product MNDKKITLSYIAKKANVSVATVSRVLNGNSSVDEKIKNKINKIINSDGYNLKKTTKNKQIISVIIPDITNPFFANIIEGIENTANLYGYHIILSQFKENRDISNFKDITNIGVSGYIIIPSVGSTKYFNDIINNSNLPIVFLDRKVEFNNINYVGSDNKIGAYNATKYLIDLGHKNIIYMAGPQDISTEKERFDGFIKALNDNNIDFDNTKYKKIANFNFDESYEQMKDIIKSKLNYTAIFSACDVMCFGIKKATEEYGISIPNDISLMGYDNIPYSSMIGLTTVSSQAYEMGKNAVLSVLNIISERITDNINIVLQPNIVIRNSCKKI; this is encoded by the coding sequence ATGAACGATAAAAAAATAACATTAAGTTATATAGCAAAAAAAGCAAATGTTTCTGTTGCTACTGTTTCTAGGGTATTAAATGGAAATAGTAGTGTTGATGAAAAAATAAAAAATAAAATAAATAAGATTATTAACTCTGATGGTTATAATTTAAAGAAAACCACTAAGAATAAACAAATTATATCAGTAATTATTCCAGATATTACAAATCCTTTTTTTGCCAATATAATTGAAGGAATAGAAAATACTGCTAATCTTTATGGATATCATATTATACTTTCTCAGTTTAAAGAAAATAGAGATATATCAAATTTTAAAGATATAACAAACATTGGAGTATCTGGATATATTATAATACCATCTGTAGGAAGTACAAAATATTTTAATGATATAATTAATAATTCTAATTTACCAATTGTTTTTTTGGATAGAAAAGTAGAGTTTAATAATATAAATTATGTTGGTTCTGATAACAAAATAGGAGCTTATAATGCCACTAAATATTTAATAGATTTGGGGCATAAAAATATTATATATATGGCTGGTCCTCAAGATATTAGTACAGAGAAAGAAAGATTTGATGGATTTATAAAGGCATTGAATGATAATAATATAGATTTTGACAATACAAAATATAAAAAAATAGCAAATTTTAATTTTGATGAAAGCTATGAGCAAATGAAAGACATTATAAAATCGAAACTTAATTATACTGCTATATTTTCGGCATGTGATGTTATGTGTTTTGGTATAAAGAAAGCAACAGAAGAGTATGGGATATCAATACCTAATGATATATCTTTAATGGGTTATGATAATATACCTTATTCATCTATGATAGGGCTTACCACAGTGTCTTCTCAAGCTTATGAAATGGGTAAAAATGCTGTACTTTCTGTATTAAATATTATAAGTGAGAGAATAACAGATAATATAAATATCGTACTTCAGCCTAATATAGTGATTAGAAATTCATGTAAAAAAATATAA
- a CDS encoding nucleoside hydrolase: MSKTKIILDCDPGHDDAIAILMALKCEKVELLGITTVCGNSTLENTTANALRILDFIGCNHIPVAKGCHKPIRRELVLGTADGPSGLEGSKYLSSSNKTCEALHAVDFIAKCLKESDEKVTLIPTAPLTNIALFLLKYPELKEKIEEIVLMGGVFYKPNEYYTPTEFNIFCDPEAADIVINSGIKTTMIGLDVTMKVLVEEEQYKEFRKINTPVGKLVVDWLMFYEKLHRGTMGVGGALHDPLAFAYVVDKSLVKTKEVYLEIEKRGDIMFGATIADFWGLKKQKPNVNIAIEVDSNRFFNMLYELLKKY, translated from the coding sequence ATGAGCAAAACAAAAATTATTTTAGATTGTGATCCAGGTCATGATGATGCTATAGCTATACTTATGGCTTTAAAATGTGAAAAAGTAGAATTGCTTGGTATAACAACAGTATGCGGAAATTCTACTTTAGAAAATACCACAGCCAATGCCTTGAGAATTTTAGATTTCATTGGCTGTAATCACATACCCGTAGCAAAAGGATGTCATAAACCAATAAGAAGAGAATTAGTATTAGGTACAGCAGATGGTCCTTCAGGATTAGAAGGTTCTAAATATTTAAGTTCTAGCAATAAAACTTGTGAAGCTTTGCATGCTGTAGATTTTATAGCAAAATGTTTAAAGGAATCTGATGAGAAAGTTACTTTAATACCTACAGCACCATTGACAAATATAGCTTTATTTTTACTAAAATATCCTGAATTAAAGGAAAAGATAGAAGAAATAGTATTAATGGGTGGAGTATTTTATAAGCCAAATGAATATTATACTCCAACAGAATTTAATATATTTTGTGATCCTGAAGCAGCAGATATAGTTATTAACTCTGGAATAAAAACAACTATGATAGGACTTGATGTTACAATGAAAGTATTAGTTGAAGAAGAACAATATAAAGAATTTAGAAAAATAAATACCCCTGTTGGAAAATTAGTAGTTGATTGGCTTATGTTTTATGAGAAACTACATAGAGGTACTATGGGTGTTGGTGGTGCTTTACATGATCCTTTAGCATTTGCATATGTTGTTGATAAATCTTTAGTTAAAACAAAAGAAGTTTATTTAGAAATAGAAAAAAGAGGAGATATAATGTTTGGGGCTACTATTGCTGATTTTTGGGGATTAAAAAAACAAAAACCAAATGTAAATATAGCAATAGAAGTTGATTCTAATAGATTTTTTAATATGTTATATGAATTATTAAAAAAATATTAG